A stretch of Pseudomonas sp. LS.1a DNA encodes these proteins:
- a CDS encoding acyloxyacyl hydrolase: protein MKKLLGLAAAAVFTLGHSLSAQAADVSFSVGQTGDSTMVYRLGLQSNWEASWWQTSVGRLTGYWDGAYTYWDGDKTASNHSLSFAPVFVYEFAGESVKPYIEAGIGVAAFSSTELEDNELGSAFQFEDRIGFGLRFAGGHEIGVRAIHYSNAGIKQPNDGVESYSLHYRMAL, encoded by the coding sequence ATGAAGAAGCTGCTCGGCTTGGCGGCGGCTGCCGTCTTCACCCTGGGGCATTCATTGTCGGCGCAGGCTGCCGATGTTTCGTTTTCGGTGGGGCAGACCGGTGACTCGACCATGGTCTACCGGTTGGGGCTGCAATCGAATTGGGAGGCGAGCTGGTGGCAGACCAGCGTGGGGCGCCTTACGGGGTACTGGGATGGGGCCTACACCTATTGGGATGGCGACAAGACCGCGAGCAACCACAGCCTGTCGTTCGCGCCGGTGTTCGTTTATGAGTTTGCCGGGGAGTCGGTGAAGCCTTACATCGAGGCGGGGATCGGTGTGGCGGCATTCTCCAGCACCGAACTGGAAGACAACGAACTGGGCTCGGCGTTCCAGTTCGAGGACCGCATCGGCTTTGGTTTGCGCTTTGCCGGTGGGCATGAGATTGGCGTGCGGGCGATTCACTATTCCAACGCGGGCATCAAACAGCCCAACGATGGCGTGGAGAGCTACAGCCTGCATTACCGCATGGCGCTCTGA
- a CDS encoding molybdopterin-synthase adenylyltransferase MoeB yields MLSDQELLRYSRQVLLAQIDIDGQLRLKQSKALIVGLGGLGSPVALYLAAAGVGELHLADFDTVDLTNLQRQVIHDSASVGMSKVDSALQRLQAINPEISLVAHRQALDEDSLAAAVAAVDLVLDCSDNFGTREAVNAACVAAGKPLVSGAAIRLEGQLSVFDPRRDYSPCYHCLYGHGSEAELTCSEAGVIGPLVGLVGSLQALEAMKLLAGFGEPLVGRLLLIDALGTRIRELRVKRDPACAVCGKRDG; encoded by the coding sequence ATGTTGAGTGATCAGGAACTGCTGCGTTACAGCCGGCAGGTATTGCTGGCCCAGATCGATATTGACGGCCAGTTGCGGCTCAAGCAGAGCAAGGCGCTGATCGTCGGGCTCGGTGGCCTTGGCTCGCCAGTTGCCCTGTACCTGGCCGCCGCCGGGGTGGGGGAGCTGCACCTGGCCGACTTCGACACCGTCGACCTGACCAACCTGCAACGCCAGGTCATCCACGACAGTGCCAGCGTCGGCATGAGCAAGGTCGATTCGGCCTTGCAGCGCTTGCAGGCGATCAACCCGGAAATCAGCCTGGTCGCCCATCGCCAGGCGCTGGACGAGGATTCGCTGGCGGCCGCCGTGGCGGCGGTCGACCTGGTGCTGGACTGCTCCGACAACTTCGGTACCCGTGAGGCGGTCAACGCCGCCTGTGTCGCGGCTGGCAAGCCGCTGGTCAGCGGTGCGGCGATCCGCCTGGAAGGGCAGTTGTCGGTGTTCGACCCACGGCGTGACTACAGCCCTTGCTACCACTGCCTGTACGGCCATGGCAGCGAAGCCGAACTGACCTGCAGCGAAGCCGGCGTGATCGGCCCGCTGGTGGGCCTGGTAGGCAGCCTGCAGGCGCTGGAGGCGATGAAGCTGCTGGCCGGGTTCGGCGAGCCGCTGGTCGGCCGCCTGCTGTTGATCGATGCGCTCGGCACTCGTATCCGCGAATTGCGGGTCAAGCGCGACCCGGCTTGTGCGGTCTGCGGCAAGCGCGATGGCTGA
- the murI gene encoding glutamate racemase, producing the protein MAERSAPVGVMDSGVGGLSVLAEIQRLLPNETLLYVGDCGHIPYGEKSPDYIRERLRRIAAFFHEQGAKAMVLACNTATVAAVADLRELYPNWPLVGMEPAVKPAAAATRSGVVGVLATTGTLQSAKFAALLDRFANDVQVITQPCPGLVELIEAGDLASPALRQLLQGYVQPLLAAGCDTLILGCTHYPFLRPLLAGMVPADVAIIDTGAAVARQLQRLLGADDLLAEGPARDTRFWTSADPQSLRKILPLLWHKSGSVQSFSL; encoded by the coding sequence ATGGCTGAGCGTTCGGCGCCGGTCGGCGTGATGGACTCCGGGGTTGGCGGCTTGTCGGTACTCGCCGAGATCCAGCGCCTGCTGCCCAACGAGACGCTGCTGTACGTGGGCGATTGCGGCCACATACCCTACGGCGAGAAGTCGCCGGACTATATCCGTGAGCGTCTCCGGCGCATTGCTGCGTTCTTCCATGAACAGGGCGCCAAGGCCATGGTACTGGCCTGCAACACCGCCACGGTGGCGGCGGTGGCCGACCTGCGCGAGTTGTACCCGAACTGGCCGCTGGTGGGCATGGAGCCGGCGGTGAAGCCCGCTGCCGCCGCTACGCGCTCTGGCGTGGTCGGTGTGCTGGCCACCACCGGTACCCTGCAGAGCGCCAAGTTCGCCGCCTTGCTCGACCGTTTTGCCAATGACGTACAGGTCATCACCCAACCTTGCCCGGGGCTGGTCGAGTTGATCGAGGCCGGCGACCTGGCGAGCCCGGCGCTGCGCCAGTTGCTGCAAGGTTATGTTCAGCCGTTGCTGGCCGCTGGCTGCGACACGCTGATCCTCGGCTGCACCCATTACCCCTTCTTGCGCCCGTTGCTGGCCGGCATGGTGCCAGCCGACGTGGCCATCATCGACACTGGCGCCGCGGTGGCGCGCCAACTGCAGAGGCTGCTGGGCGCGGATGACCTGTTGGCTGAAGGACCGGCTCGGGATACCCGTTTCTGGACCAGTGCTGATCCGCAATCTCTCAGGAAAATCCTACCTTTGCTGTGGCATAAGTCTGGCAGTGTGCAAAGCTTTTCATTGTAA
- a CDS encoding SDR family oxidoreductase has translation MNNARSIWVTGAGNGLGLALVEELLAEGHRVAASGKDSEALDALAARYGSQLLRLPWQLHEEQQAAQASQQICHAWCSLDGLIINAGTSDYLVDDVADSELFEALVTGNQLASEHCLANALPLLAKGDSPQVMAVFNRYSALQLYAPTQVTAGWNNLPQWVREQRQALKALGVELTVVGPQSLKTPVTPAQAIPEVWTPQNAAEELLRRWPQREPELVLEALDLNGLWPLTR, from the coding sequence TTGAACAATGCACGCAGTATCTGGGTAACGGGCGCCGGCAATGGACTAGGCCTGGCGCTGGTGGAAGAGTTGCTCGCTGAAGGACACCGGGTAGCCGCCAGCGGCAAGGACAGCGAGGCACTGGATGCCTTGGCGGCGCGTTATGGCAGCCAATTGTTGCGCTTGCCCTGGCAGTTGCATGAAGAACAGCAGGCGGCCCAGGCCAGCCAACAGATCTGCCATGCCTGGTGCTCGCTGGATGGCTTGATCATCAACGCCGGTACCAGCGATTACCTGGTGGACGATGTGGCGGACAGCGAGTTGTTCGAGGCGCTCGTCACTGGCAACCAGTTGGCCAGCGAGCATTGCCTGGCCAATGCGCTGCCCTTGCTGGCGAAGGGTGACTCGCCGCAGGTGATGGCGGTGTTCAACCGGTATTCGGCCTTGCAGTTATATGCGCCGACGCAGGTGACTGCGGGCTGGAACAACTTGCCGCAGTGGGTGCGCGAGCAGCGTCAGGCGTTGAAGGCTCTGGGGGTTGAGCTAACAGTGGTTGGGCCGCAGTCGTTGAAGACACCTGTAACCCCGGCGCAGGCAATACCAGAGGTGTGGACGCCGCAGAATGCGGCAGAAGAACTGCTGCGGCGCTGGCCACAGAGGGAACCTGAGCTTGTGCTGGAGGCTTTGGACCTCAATGGCCTGTGGCCGTTGACGCGGTAG
- the prmC gene encoding peptide chain release factor N(5)-glutamine methyltransferase: protein MTIIASLLRNAQLPESPTERLDAELLLAAAIGKSRSYLHTWPERIVSSEDAETYAGYLQRRRGGEPVAYILGLQGFWKIDLEVAPHTLIPRPDTELLVEAALELQPATPAKVLDLGTGTGAIALALASDRPAWQVTAVDRVEEAVALAERNRQRLGLENVQVRLSHWFDSLAGERFDLIVSNPPYIAAADPHLVAGDVRFEPSSALVAGADGLDDLRVIAAQAPAHLLPGGWLLLEHGYDQAAAVRALLAEQGFIEVASRMDLGGHERITLGRLPC from the coding sequence ATGACCATCATCGCCAGCCTGCTGCGCAACGCGCAGTTGCCAGAATCGCCCACCGAGCGGCTGGATGCCGAGCTGCTGTTGGCTGCGGCCATCGGCAAGTCGCGCAGCTACCTGCATACCTGGCCCGAGCGAATCGTCAGCAGCGAAGACGCCGAGACCTATGCCGGTTACCTGCAGCGCCGCCGTGGCGGCGAGCCGGTCGCCTACATTCTCGGGCTGCAGGGCTTCTGGAAGATCGACCTGGAAGTGGCGCCGCATACCCTGATCCCGCGGCCGGATACCGAGCTGCTGGTCGAAGCCGCCCTTGAGCTGCAACCTGCCACGCCGGCCAAGGTCCTTGACCTGGGCACCGGCACCGGCGCGATTGCCCTGGCCCTGGCCAGTGATCGCCCGGCCTGGCAGGTAACCGCAGTGGACCGAGTGGAGGAGGCCGTCGCCCTGGCCGAGCGCAACCGCCAGCGCCTGGGCCTGGAAAACGTCCAGGTACGGCTCAGTCACTGGTTCGACAGCCTGGCCGGCGAGCGTTTCGACCTGATTGTCAGCAACCCGCCCTACATCGCCGCCGCAGACCCGCACCTGGTTGCCGGTGATGTGCGCTTCGAGCCCAGCAGCGCGCTGGTGGCCGGGGCCGATGGCCTGGACGACCTGCGGGTAATCGCCGCCCAGGCCCCCGCGCACCTGTTGCCGGGTGGCTGGTTGTTGCTGGAACACGGCTACGATCAGGCAGCGGCGGTGCGCGCCCTGCTGGCTGAACAAGGTTTCATCGAGGTCGCCAGCCGCATGGATCTGGGCGGTCATGAACGCATTACCCTGGGGCGCCTGCCATGTTGA